The Streptomyces europaeiscabiei genome window below encodes:
- a CDS encoding M16 family metallopeptidase yields MTELATMDFHPQPQAGDARPWAFPAPERGTLDNGLTVLHCHRPGQQVVAVEVILDAPLDAEPTGLDGVATIMTRAFSEGTDKHTAEEFAAELERCGATLDSHADHPCVRLSLEVPVSRLEKGLGLLADALRAPAFEDSEIERLVANRLDEIPHETANPGRRAAKELYRELFPATSRMSRPRQGTEETVEGIDSAAVRAFYERHVRPATATAVVVGDLAGVDLDTLLGETLGAWTGSAAKPSTVPSVSADDTGRVIIVDRPGSVQTQLLIGRVGADRHDRVWPAQVLGTYCLGGTLTSRLDRVLREEKGYTYGVRAFGQVLRSAPDGSGTAMLAISGSVDTPNTGPALDDLWTVLRTLAAEGLTDAERDVAVQNLVGVAPLKFETAAAVANTLADQVEQHLPDDYQSTLYRQLAATGTVEATAAVVSAFPVDRLVTVLVGDAAQIEEPVRALGIGEVTVVPAE; encoded by the coding sequence GTGACCGAGCTCGCGACCATGGACTTCCACCCGCAGCCCCAGGCCGGCGACGCCAGGCCCTGGGCGTTCCCGGCGCCCGAGCGCGGCACCCTGGACAACGGTCTGACCGTGCTGCACTGCCACCGCCCCGGCCAGCAGGTCGTCGCCGTGGAGGTCATCCTCGACGCGCCCCTGGACGCCGAGCCGACCGGCCTGGACGGCGTCGCCACCATCATGACCAGGGCGTTCTCCGAGGGCACCGACAAGCACACGGCCGAGGAGTTCGCCGCCGAGCTGGAGCGCTGCGGCGCCACCCTCGACTCGCACGCCGACCACCCCTGCGTACGTCTGTCCCTCGAAGTGCCCGTGTCGCGGCTGGAGAAGGGCCTGGGGCTGCTCGCCGACGCGCTGCGGGCACCCGCGTTCGAGGACAGCGAGATCGAGCGGCTGGTGGCCAACCGGCTCGACGAGATCCCGCACGAGACCGCCAACCCGGGCCGCCGGGCCGCCAAGGAGCTCTACAGGGAGCTGTTCCCGGCCACGTCCCGCATGTCGCGGCCCCGCCAGGGCACCGAGGAGACCGTCGAGGGCATCGACTCCGCGGCCGTACGGGCCTTCTACGAGCGGCACGTACGCCCCGCGACGGCCACCGCAGTGGTCGTCGGCGACCTCGCCGGGGTCGACCTCGACACGCTGCTGGGCGAGACCCTGGGCGCCTGGACCGGCTCCGCGGCCAAGCCGAGCACCGTGCCGTCGGTGAGCGCCGACGACACCGGGCGCGTGATCATCGTGGACCGTCCCGGCTCCGTGCAGACCCAGTTGCTCATCGGCCGGGTGGGCGCCGACCGGCACGACCGTGTGTGGCCGGCCCAGGTGCTTGGCACCTACTGCCTCGGCGGCACCCTCACCTCCCGCCTGGACCGCGTCCTGCGCGAGGAGAAGGGCTACACCTACGGGGTGCGCGCGTTCGGCCAGGTGCTGCGTTCCGCGCCCGACGGCTCGGGCACGGCGATGCTCGCCATCAGCGGCTCCGTCGACACACCCAACACCGGCCCGGCGCTCGACGACCTGTGGACGGTGCTGCGCACCCTCGCCGCCGAGGGGCTGACCGACGCCGAGCGGGATGTCGCCGTGCAGAACCTCGTCGGGGTCGCCCCCCTCAAGTTCGAGACGGCCGCGGCCGTGGCGAACACGCTGGCCGACCAGGTCGAGCAACACCTGCCGGACGACTACCAGTCGACGCTGTACCGCCAACTCGCCGCCACCGGCACGGTGGAGGCCACCGCGGCCGTCGTGAGCGCCTTCCCGGTGGACCGTCTGGTGACCGTCCTCGTGGGCGACGCCGCGCAGATCGAGGAGCCGGTCAGGGCCCTCGGAATCGGTGAAGTCACCGTCGTACCGGCCGAGTAG
- a CDS encoding DUF6082 family protein: MATQKFEPRRWSSAATAGLACAAGVLFVLAAQQRRLEQLRLRVTRVERTTGRDARLAEQQRLQAYLLDKALDDPDLAEVLSTVDEVDPPRRRQYLFANAMYTNALLAYRVGVVNWEELHGHLRVICQSAVFRDYWDATRHHRASLKEDSEEARVGQMMDALIHDLDEADTERWWVVGEPPAEPNP; the protein is encoded by the coding sequence ATGGCCACACAGAAATTTGAACCACGGAGGTGGAGCTCCGCCGCCACGGCGGGGCTCGCATGCGCGGCCGGGGTTCTCTTCGTCCTGGCCGCCCAGCAGCGCCGACTCGAACAACTGCGGCTGCGGGTCACCCGCGTAGAGCGGACCACCGGCCGGGACGCGAGGCTCGCGGAGCAGCAGCGCCTGCAGGCCTACCTCCTCGACAAGGCCCTCGACGACCCGGACCTCGCCGAGGTGCTGAGCACCGTCGACGAAGTGGATCCGCCCCGGCGACGCCAATACCTCTTCGCCAACGCGATGTACACCAACGCACTGCTCGCGTATCGCGTCGGCGTCGTCAACTGGGAGGAGCTCCACGGGCACCTTCGGGTGATCTGCCAGAGCGCCGTCTTTCGCGACTATTGGGACGCCACACGCCACCACCGGGCAAGCCTCAAAGAAGACTCGGAAGAAGCACGCGTGGGTCAAATGATGGACGCGCTCATCCACGATTTGGATGAAGCCGACACCGAGCGGTGGTGGGTCGTGGGTGAACCCCCCGCCGAGCCGAACCCTTGA
- a CDS encoding M16 family metallopeptidase — MGHTATAEAGSEGLTVREHRLDNGLRVVLSEDHLTPVAAVCLWYDVGSRHEVEGRTGLAHLFEHLMFQGSGQVKDNGHFELVQGAGGSLNGTTSWERTNYFETMPTHQLELALWLEADRMGSLLLALDQKNLDNQRAVVQNERRQRYDNVPYGTAFEKIFRLAHPEGHPYRHTPIGSMDDLEAASLEDAQQFFRTYYAPNNAVLSIVGDIDPDRTLAWVEKYFGSIPSYDGKPEPRSGALPDVMGEQLREVVEENVPARALMAAYRLPEDGTRACDAADLALTILGGGESSRLYNRLVRRDRTAVTAGFGLLRLAGAPSMAWMDVKTSGDVEVPVIEAAVDEELARFAAEGPTAEEMERAQAQLEREWLDRLGTVSGRADELCRYAVLFGDPKLALTAVDRVLEVTADEVQEIAKARLRPDNRAVLVYEPVAGEEGAEEEAAEAEAVETTDENEESAK; from the coding sequence ATGGGTCACACGGCCACAGCCGAGGCCGGCTCCGAAGGCCTGACAGTGAGGGAGCACCGCCTGGACAACGGCCTGCGCGTGGTGCTCTCCGAGGACCACCTGACCCCGGTCGCCGCGGTGTGCCTCTGGTACGACGTCGGTTCGCGCCACGAGGTCGAGGGCCGTACGGGCCTCGCCCACCTCTTCGAGCACCTGATGTTCCAGGGCTCGGGCCAGGTGAAGGACAACGGTCACTTCGAGCTGGTCCAGGGCGCGGGCGGTTCGCTGAACGGCACCACCAGCTGGGAACGCACCAACTACTTCGAGACCATGCCCACCCACCAGCTGGAGCTCGCGCTGTGGCTGGAGGCCGACCGCATGGGCAGCCTGCTGCTCGCGCTCGACCAGAAGAACCTGGACAACCAGCGGGCCGTCGTCCAGAACGAGCGTCGGCAGCGGTACGACAACGTGCCCTACGGCACGGCCTTCGAGAAGATCTTCCGCCTGGCCCACCCCGAGGGCCACCCGTACCGGCACACGCCGATCGGCTCGATGGACGACCTGGAGGCGGCCAGCCTGGAGGACGCCCAGCAGTTCTTCCGGACGTACTACGCGCCCAACAACGCCGTCCTGTCGATCGTCGGCGACATCGACCCGGACCGGACACTCGCGTGGGTGGAGAAGTACTTCGGCTCCATCCCCTCCTACGACGGCAAGCCAGAGCCGCGCAGCGGCGCGCTGCCCGACGTCATGGGCGAGCAGCTGCGCGAGGTCGTCGAGGAGAACGTGCCCGCGCGCGCGTTGATGGCCGCCTACCGGCTGCCGGAGGACGGCACGCGCGCGTGCGACGCGGCCGACCTGGCGCTCACGATCCTCGGCGGCGGCGAGTCGTCCCGCCTCTACAACCGGCTCGTCCGCCGTGACCGTACGGCCGTCACGGCCGGGTTCGGCCTCCTGCGGCTGGCCGGTGCGCCCTCCATGGCGTGGATGGACGTGAAGACCTCCGGTGACGTCGAGGTGCCCGTCATCGAGGCCGCCGTCGACGAGGAGCTCGCCCGGTTCGCCGCGGAGGGGCCCACGGCGGAGGAGATGGAGCGCGCCCAGGCCCAGTTGGAGCGCGAGTGGCTGGACCGGCTCGGCACGGTCTCGGGCCGAGCCGACGAACTGTGCAGGTATGCGGTCCTGTTCGGCGACCCGAAGCTCGCCCTCACCGCCGTCGACCGGGTCCTGGAGGTGACGGCCGACGAGGTCCAGGAGATCGCCAAGGCGCGCCTGAGGCCCGACAACCGCGCGGTGCTCGTGTACGAGCCCGTCGCAGGCGAAGAGGGCGCCGAAGAGGAGGCCGCCGAGGCGGAGGCCGTCGAAACCACCGACGAGAACGAGGAGTCGGCGAAGTGA
- a CDS encoding GntR family transcriptional regulator, translated as MRIPAHSVCTAIRDDIVAGVYERGSRLTEELLARRYGVSRVPVREALRTLEAEGFVVTRRHAGACVAEPTEQEAADLLEMRMLLEPLGAARAAQRRTEAHLKVLRGLVRLGQERARRGTSEDLRSLGGWFHETLAQASGSPALTSTLAQLRHKIAWMYAVEAPADPVESWAEHGGIVDAVARGDSDRARTITSLHTERATAAHRLRFPGGAGGAERPDRVRTSQHPVNTPSLRH; from the coding sequence ATGCGTATTCCGGCGCACTCGGTATGCACGGCGATCCGTGATGACATCGTCGCGGGTGTCTACGAGCGCGGCAGCCGTCTCACCGAGGAACTGCTCGCCCGCCGGTACGGCGTCAGCCGGGTCCCCGTGCGCGAGGCGCTGCGCACGCTGGAGGCCGAGGGCTTCGTGGTGACCCGACGGCACGCGGGCGCGTGCGTCGCCGAGCCGACCGAGCAGGAGGCCGCCGACCTGCTGGAGATGCGCATGCTGCTGGAGCCGTTGGGCGCCGCCCGTGCCGCCCAGCGCCGCACGGAGGCGCACCTCAAGGTGTTGCGAGGCCTGGTCAGGCTGGGGCAGGAGCGGGCCAGGAGGGGCACCAGCGAGGATCTGCGCTCCCTGGGCGGCTGGTTCCACGAGACGCTCGCACAGGCGTCCGGCAGCCCCGCCCTGACGTCGACACTCGCCCAGCTGCGGCACAAGATCGCCTGGATGTACGCGGTCGAGGCGCCCGCCGACCCCGTGGAGTCCTGGGCGGAGCACGGCGGCATCGTGGACGCCGTCGCGCGCGGCGACAGCGACCGGGCCCGCACCATCACGTCCCTGCACACCGAGCGCGCCACCGCCGCGCACCGGCTCCGATTTCCGGGCGGGGCCGGCGGGGCGGAGCGCCCGGACCGTGTGAGGACTTCGCAACACCCCGTAAACACGCCGAGTCTGCGGCATTAA
- a CDS encoding CobW family GTP-binding protein yields MSQSSQASGPSPLGSRQIPVVVLAGFLGSGKTTLLNHLLHRSGGSRIGAVVNDFGAIEIDAMAVAGALGDSTVSLGNGCLCCAVDVSELDVYLERLAEPSAGIDVIVIEASGLAEPQELVRMVLASENPRVVYGGLVEVVDAAEFPETRQRHPEIDRHLAIADLVVVNKLDRAEDGERVLALVRSLGDRAAVVPATYGRIDPELLFDCRPSEERIGQLSFDDLHRHDHDGEEGAHSGHLHTGYDSVAFVSDLPMNPRRLMDFLDGRSEGLYRVKGYVDFGPCDVRNRYAVHAVGRFLRFYPEPWADGDEPRLSQLVLIGAGIDGTALSKELEACKDDAPHADEHGMWGVLRYVREAEAEEPDEPDGPPASYDSL; encoded by the coding sequence TTGAGTCAGTCGAGCCAGGCGTCGGGTCCGAGTCCGCTGGGTTCGCGGCAGATCCCGGTCGTCGTCCTCGCCGGATTCCTCGGTTCCGGCAAGACCACCCTGCTCAATCACCTCCTCCACCGCAGCGGTGGCAGCCGTATCGGTGCCGTCGTCAATGACTTCGGGGCGATCGAGATCGACGCGATGGCGGTGGCCGGGGCGCTCGGGGACTCCACCGTGTCGCTGGGCAACGGGTGTCTGTGCTGTGCCGTCGATGTCAGTGAGCTGGATGTCTATCTGGAGCGGCTGGCCGAGCCGTCCGCCGGGATCGATGTCATCGTCATCGAGGCGAGTGGTCTCGCCGAGCCGCAGGAGCTCGTGCGGATGGTCCTCGCCAGCGAGAATCCCCGGGTGGTGTACGGCGGGCTCGTCGAAGTCGTGGACGCGGCCGAGTTCCCGGAGACCCGGCAGCGGCACCCCGAGATCGACCGGCATCTGGCCATCGCCGACCTCGTGGTCGTCAACAAGCTCGACCGGGCGGAGGACGGGGAGCGCGTCCTGGCGCTCGTCCGGTCGCTCGGTGACCGTGCGGCCGTCGTGCCCGCCACCTACGGGCGGATCGATCCCGAACTCCTCTTCGACTGCCGGCCCTCCGAGGAGCGCATCGGGCAGCTCTCCTTCGACGATCTCCATCGACACGACCACGACGGGGAGGAGGGCGCTCACTCCGGGCATCTGCACACCGGCTACGACAGCGTCGCCTTCGTCTCCGACCTCCCGATGAACCCCCGGCGGCTCATGGACTTCCTCGACGGCAGATCCGAGGGGCTCTACCGCGTCAAGGGGTACGTCGACTTCGGGCCGTGCGACGTCCGGAACCGTTACGCCGTGCACGCCGTCGGGCGGTTCCTGCGGTTCTACCCCGAGCCCTGGGCGGACGGTGACGAGCCACGGCTCAGCCAGCTCGTGCTCATCGGGGCGGGGATCGACGGCACGGCCCTGAGCAAGGAGTTGGAGGCGTGCAAGGACGACGCCCCACACGCCGACGAGCACGGCATGTGGGGCGTCCTGCGCTACGTACGGGAAGCGGAGGCCGAGGAACCCGACGAGCCCGACGGTCCCCCGGCCTCCTACGACAGCCTCTGA
- a CDS encoding HPr family phosphocarrier protein, which produces MAERRVNVGWAEGLHARPASIFVRATTASGIPVTIAKADGNPVNAASMLAVLGLGAQGGEEIVLASDAEGADVALDRLAKLVAEGLEELPETV; this is translated from the coding sequence ATGGCTGAGCGCCGCGTCAACGTCGGCTGGGCCGAGGGCCTCCACGCCCGACCCGCATCCATCTTCGTCCGGGCCACCACGGCCTCCGGTATCCCCGTGACGATCGCCAAGGCCGACGGGAACCCCGTCAACGCGGCCTCCATGCTGGCGGTCCTGGGCCTCGGCGCCCAGGGCGGCGAGGAGATCGTGCTCGCCTCCGACGCCGAGGGCGCGGACGTCGCCCTCGACCGGCTGGCGAAGCTCGTGGCCGAGGGGCTCGAAGAACTCCCCGAGACGGTCTGA
- a CDS encoding DNA gyrase/topoisomerase IV subunit A, with the protein MARRSTKTPPPDDAFEERILDIDVVDEMQGSFLEYAYSVIYSRALPDARDGLKPVHRRIVYQMNEMGLRPDRGYVKCARVVGEVMGKLHPHGDSSIYDALVRLAQPFSMRVPLIDGHGNFGSLGNDDPPAAMRYTECRMADATSLMTESIEENTVDFSPNYDGQEQEPVALPAAFPNLLVNGASGIAVGMATNMPPHNLGEVIAAARHLIRYPNADLDTLMKHVPGPDLPTGGRIVGLSGIRDAYATGRGTFKIRATVTVDNVTPRRKGLIVTELPFTVGPEKVIAKIKDLVGSKKLQGIADVKDLTDRAHGLRLVIEIKNGFVPEAVLEQLYKLTPMEESFGINNVALVDGQPLTLGLKELLEVYLDHRFEVVRRRSEFRRGKKRDRLHLVEGLLTALVDIDEVIRLIRSSDNSAQAKERLIERFSLSDIQTQYILDTPLRRLTRFDRIELESEKDRLSAEIAELTRILDSDAELRKLVSGELAAVAKKFGTERRTVLLESSGTQVAAVPLQVADDPCRVLLSSTGLLARTANGEPFAADEDGKRAKHDVILSAVPATARGEVGAVTSTGRLLRLNVVDLPQLPDTSAAPNLSGGAPLAEFLSLQDGETVICLMTLDESSPGLAIGTEQGVVKRVVPDYPANKEELEVITLREGDRIVGAIELRTGEEDLVFITDDAQLLRYQASQVRPQGRPAGGMTGIKLTEGAKVLSFSAIDPAVDAVVFTVAGSRGTLDDSVQTTAKLTPFDQYPRKGRATGGVRCQRFLKGEDCLSVAWAGPAPARAAQKNGTPADLPEMDPRRDGSGVSLGKTVSSVAGPV; encoded by the coding sequence ATGGCCCGCCGCAGCACGAAGACCCCGCCGCCCGACGACGCGTTCGAGGAGCGGATCCTCGACATCGACGTCGTCGACGAGATGCAGGGCTCCTTCCTGGAGTACGCGTACTCGGTCATCTACTCCCGAGCCCTGCCGGACGCCCGTGACGGGCTGAAGCCGGTGCACCGCCGGATCGTCTACCAGATGAACGAGATGGGCCTGCGCCCCGACCGCGGCTATGTGAAGTGCGCCCGTGTCGTCGGCGAGGTCATGGGTAAGTTGCACCCGCACGGCGACTCGTCGATCTACGACGCCCTGGTGCGCCTCGCGCAGCCCTTCTCCATGCGGGTCCCCCTGATCGACGGCCACGGCAACTTCGGCTCACTGGGCAACGACGACCCGCCGGCCGCCATGCGGTATACCGAGTGCCGGATGGCCGACGCGACGAGCCTGATGACGGAGTCGATCGAGGAGAACACGGTCGACTTCTCCCCGAACTACGACGGCCAGGAGCAGGAGCCGGTGGCCCTGCCCGCCGCCTTCCCGAACCTGCTGGTCAACGGCGCGTCCGGCATCGCCGTCGGTATGGCCACCAACATGCCGCCGCACAACCTGGGCGAGGTCATCGCGGCCGCCCGCCACCTCATCCGGTATCCGAACGCCGACCTGGACACGCTGATGAAGCACGTCCCGGGCCCCGACCTGCCGACCGGCGGCCGGATCGTCGGCCTCTCCGGGATCAGGGACGCGTACGCGACGGGCCGCGGCACCTTCAAGATCCGCGCCACGGTCACGGTGGACAACGTGACGCCCCGCCGCAAGGGCCTGATCGTCACCGAGCTGCCGTTCACCGTCGGCCCGGAGAAGGTGATCGCCAAGATCAAGGACCTGGTCGGCTCGAAGAAGCTGCAGGGCATCGCCGACGTCAAGGACCTCACCGACCGCGCGCACGGCCTGCGTCTGGTCATCGAGATCAAGAACGGCTTCGTGCCGGAGGCGGTCCTGGAGCAGCTCTACAAACTGACGCCGATGGAGGAGTCCTTCGGCATCAACAACGTGGCCCTGGTCGACGGCCAGCCCCTCACGCTGGGCCTCAAGGAACTCCTGGAGGTCTACCTCGACCACCGCTTCGAGGTCGTGAGGCGCCGCTCGGAGTTCCGCCGCGGCAAGAAGCGCGACCGTCTTCACCTGGTCGAGGGTCTGCTCACCGCGCTGGTGGACATCGACGAGGTCATCCGTCTGATCCGCTCCAGCGACAACTCCGCGCAGGCCAAGGAGCGCCTGATCGAGCGCTTCTCCCTGTCGGACATCCAGACGCAGTACATCCTCGACACCCCGCTGCGCCGCCTCACCAGGTTCGACCGCATCGAGCTGGAGTCCGAGAAGGACAGGCTCAGCGCCGAGATCGCCGAGCTGACCCGCATCCTGGACTCGGACGCGGAGCTGCGCAAGCTGGTCTCCGGCGAACTGGCCGCGGTGGCCAAGAAGTTCGGCACCGAGCGCCGTACGGTGCTGCTGGAGTCCTCGGGCACCCAGGTGGCCGCGGTCCCGCTCCAGGTGGCGGACGACCCGTGCCGGGTGCTGCTGTCGTCCACGGGTCTACTGGCCCGTACGGCGAACGGCGAGCCCTTCGCGGCGGACGAGGACGGCAAGCGCGCCAAGCACGACGTCATCCTCTCGGCGGTCCCGGCGACGGCCCGGGGCGAGGTGGGCGCGGTGACCTCCACCGGCCGCCTGCTGCGCCTGAACGTGGTCGATCTGCCTCAGCTGCCGGACACGTCGGCGGCCCCCAACCTGTCGGGCGGCGCCCCGCTCGCAGAGTTCCTCTCCCTCCAGGACGGCGAGACGGTCATCTGTCTGATGACGCTCGACGAGTCGTCGCCGGGGCTGGCCATCGGCACCGAGCAGGGTGTCGTCAAGCGTGTGGTCCCCGACTACCCGGCCAACAAGGAGGAGCTGGAGGTCATCACGCTCAGGGAAGGTGACCGGATCGTCGGCGCCATCGAGCTGCGCACCGGCGAGGAGGACCTGGTCTTCATCACGGACGACGCCCAGTTGCTGCGTTACCAGGCCTCCCAGGTCCGCCCGCAGGGCCGCCCGGCCGGCGGTATGACCGGCATCAAGCTCACCGAGGGTGCGAAGGTCCTCTCCTTCTCCGCCATCGACCCGGCCGTCGACGCGGTCGTCTTCACGGTGGCGGGCTCCCGCGGCACCCTCGACGACTCCGTCCAGACCACGGCCAAGCTCACCCCCTTCGACCAGTACCCCCGCAAGGGCCGCGCCACGGGCGGCGTCCGCTGCCAGCGGTTCCTCAAGGGCGAGGACTGCCTCTCCGTCGCCTGGGCGGGCCCCGCACCGGCCCGCGCCGCCCAGAAGAACGGCACCCCGGCCGACCTCCCGGAGATGGACCCGCGCCGCGACGGCTCGGGCGTGTCCCTGGGCAAGACGGTGTCGTCGGTGGCGGGGCCGGTGTGA
- a CDS encoding M23 family metallopeptidase — protein MAFTRAPGKHRRPGRVQRTTTRNVGVAALTTTGVIGTLAGPALAAEEPAVEQTGLNQIIVLGDTVADQVDAQAVAQQQAAEVAEVKKKAQEEARKAAAEKAEQERAAAKEREEIKARAARAAERERLNTYVSPISGSYISTGYKAGGAVWSSGSHTGVDFHAASGTAVHAVGSGTVVEAGWGGAYGNNIVIKMTDGTYTQYGHLSSIGVSVGQTVTPGQQIGLSGATGNVTGAHLHFEARTTAEYGSDIDPAAYLRSHGVNV, from the coding sequence ATGGCGTTCACCCGCGCCCCCGGCAAGCACCGCCGTCCCGGCCGTGTACAGCGCACGACCACGAGGAACGTGGGCGTAGCCGCTCTCACCACCACCGGTGTCATCGGCACCCTCGCCGGCCCCGCGCTCGCCGCGGAGGAGCCCGCCGTCGAGCAGACCGGCCTGAACCAGATCATCGTCCTCGGCGACACGGTCGCCGACCAGGTGGACGCCCAGGCCGTTGCCCAGCAGCAGGCCGCCGAGGTGGCGGAGGTCAAGAAGAAGGCGCAGGAGGAGGCCCGCAAGGCCGCCGCCGAGAAGGCCGAGCAGGAACGTGCCGCCGCCAAGGAGCGCGAGGAGATCAAGGCACGCGCCGCCCGCGCGGCCGAGCGCGAGCGCCTCAACACCTATGTCTCCCCCATCAGCGGCTCGTACATCTCCACCGGCTACAAGGCCGGCGGCGCCGTCTGGTCCTCCGGCAGCCACACCGGCGTCGACTTCCACGCCGCGTCCGGCACCGCCGTCCACGCGGTGGGCTCCGGCACCGTCGTCGAGGCCGGCTGGGGTGGCGCGTACGGCAACAACATCGTCATCAAGATGACCGACGGCACGTACACCCAGTACGGCCACCTGTCGTCCATCGGCGTCTCCGTCGGCCAGACGGTCACCCCCGGCCAGCAGATCGGCCTCTCCGGGGCGACCGGCAACGTCACGGGCGCGCACCTGCACTTCGAGGCCCGGACGACGGCCGAGTACGGCTCGGACATCGACCCCGCCGCGTATCTGCGCTCGCACGGCGTGAACGTCTGA